A region from the Oceanidesulfovibrio marinus genome encodes:
- a CDS encoding LytS/YhcK type 5TM receptor domain-containing protein yields MLPDYLPELFVTLSQRFGLLLAGGVAVLTLTPLGRISLTRKPSRRTWVAQTLLFGLFGVLGTYSGNVVFQSYANMRAMGVITAGLFGGPAMGLGAGLIAGGHRYLIDIAGFSALPCSLATVLEGLAAGLVARRLGNRRLHWGYAGGIALVGESVHMVLVASLSKPTTDALALVQIIAGPMILVNALGASLFVELLAMQIRFRDKRDSGQTHQILSIVNQTVGLLRRGLNPESARATAKIIYDLIPVAAVDITSKDRVLAHMGDGGDHHVPGSPIRTEATKKALEEGEGVFIRDREMIGCDVTTCPLTEAIIVPLRKSSRIVGCLKLYGTADKPLDHTRFELAKGLADIFSTQLELEDIQIKNQLLAHAEIRRLQAQINPHFLFNSLNTIASFCRTSPRQARELLLDLSHYMRQSLDSSRGFIPFAEELSRVRSYISIEKARFGDRIRYEEDIAPEAEAWLAPPLLVQPLVENGVRHGILGRESGGVVRLTVRVDDDVLRVCVEDDGVGMPPQVIAEMLAPSQESEHLEGGIGVRNCNSRLGQLFGPEHGLAIASTPGKGTRVELTIPSTPLSSPDAVLASVGRENAVS; encoded by the coding sequence ATGCTGCCTGATTATCTGCCAGAACTCTTCGTCACCTTGTCCCAGCGCTTCGGCCTGCTCCTGGCCGGCGGCGTGGCCGTCCTCACCCTGACCCCGCTGGGCCGGATCAGCCTGACGCGCAAGCCCTCCCGCCGGACGTGGGTTGCGCAGACCCTGTTGTTCGGCCTGTTCGGCGTCCTGGGCACGTACTCTGGCAACGTGGTGTTCCAGTCCTACGCCAACATGCGCGCCATGGGTGTGATCACGGCTGGGCTGTTCGGCGGGCCGGCCATGGGGCTTGGCGCCGGGCTCATCGCCGGCGGCCACCGCTACCTCATCGACATCGCTGGTTTCAGCGCCCTGCCGTGCTCGTTGGCAACCGTTCTGGAGGGCCTGGCTGCCGGCTTGGTGGCCAGACGGCTGGGCAACCGCCGCCTGCACTGGGGATATGCCGGCGGCATCGCCCTGGTGGGCGAGTCCGTGCACATGGTCCTGGTGGCGTCCCTCTCCAAGCCCACGACGGACGCCCTCGCCCTGGTGCAGATCATTGCCGGCCCCATGATCCTGGTAAACGCCCTGGGCGCGTCGCTGTTCGTGGAGCTCCTGGCCATGCAGATCCGTTTCCGGGACAAGCGCGACTCCGGCCAGACGCACCAGATCCTCTCCATCGTCAACCAGACCGTGGGCCTGCTGCGCCGGGGCCTGAACCCGGAGTCCGCCCGGGCCACGGCAAAGATCATCTACGACCTCATCCCGGTAGCCGCCGTGGACATCACCAGCAAGGACCGCGTGCTGGCACACATGGGCGATGGCGGCGACCACCACGTGCCCGGCAGCCCCATACGCACCGAAGCCACGAAAAAGGCCCTGGAAGAAGGCGAAGGGGTATTCATCCGCGACCGCGAGATGATCGGCTGCGACGTGACGACCTGTCCGCTGACCGAGGCCATCATCGTGCCGCTGCGCAAATCGTCGCGCATCGTGGGCTGTCTCAAGCTCTACGGCACGGCCGACAAGCCTCTGGACCACACCCGCTTCGAGCTGGCCAAGGGTCTGGCCGACATCTTCTCCACCCAGCTTGAGCTCGAAGACATCCAGATCAAGAACCAGCTCCTGGCCCACGCGGAGATCCGCCGGCTCCAGGCGCAGATCAACCCCCACTTCCTCTTCAACTCCCTGAACACCATCGCCTCGTTCTGCCGCACCTCGCCCCGCCAGGCGCGCGAGCTGCTGCTGGACCTCTCCCACTACATGCGCCAGAGCCTGGACAGCTCCCGCGGATTTATCCCCTTTGCCGAAGAGCTCTCCCGCGTGCGATCCTATATCTCCATCGAGAAGGCACGCTTCGGCGACCGGATACGCTACGAGGAGGACATCGCTCCGGAAGCCGAGGCATGGCTGGCCCCGCCGCTTCTGGTGCAGCCTCTTGTGGAAAACGGCGTACGCCACGGCATTCTGGGCCGGGAGTCCGGCGGCGTAGTCCGCCTGACTGTCCGCGTGGATGACGACGTGCTGCGCGTGTGCGTGGAGGACGACGGCGTCGGCATGCCGCCACAGGTCATCGCCGAGATGCTCGCCCCGTCACAGGAGTCCGAACACCTCGAAGGCGGCATCGGCGTTCGCAACTGCAACTCCCGCCTCGGCCAGCTCTTCGGGCCGGAGCACGGCCTGGCCATCGCAAGCACCCCCGGCAAAGGCACCCGTGTGGAGCTGACCATACCGAGCACCCCCCTCTCCTCCCCCGACGCCGTGCTGGCGAGCGTCGGTCGCGAAAACGCCGTGTCCTGA
- a CDS encoding Na(+)/H(+) antiporter subunit D, producing the protein MIETHPALFLILGALLIPLLREGRGKDVYLVALPLLSLYNMLLLPHGSYYHWSFLGFTIEPLRVDNLALVFATIFHIAAALGMCFALSVKSNLERTFAMLYAGAAVGVVFAGDLLTMFLFWESLTVTAAVIIWCRRTSGSQGAGFRYMLFHALGGLVLLGGIVMYVHETGSLAFEYIGLDSTASWLIFIGFGINSAWPGLHAWLTDAYPEAGYAGAVFLSAFTTKSAVYALARGFPGTELLIWIGVVMAIFPLFYGMLANDLRRVISYSIINKVGFMMVGIGIGTQLSINGACAYAFAHILYKGLLFMALGAVLFRTGKTKVTELGGLYRTMPWTAVFCMVGAAALSAVPFLVGFPTKAMITSAAGEEHLMWVWFALLFSSAGAMLYAGVKVPYYAFFGNDSGLRPPEAPRHMLIAMGAASLLCIGLGIFPQPLYRLLPFPVDYNAYTASHVITQFELLLFAAGSFALMALAGVLPMHVRSVLLDVDYFYRRGFKGLYWLLDKFFNGLNKLSDELIVNKATGAVISACSNAPYKLARMALLPFWSVLSTEERDRRLRDLEQSFETNTTPVGLTGLLAAGLVTFLILYMFTN; encoded by the coding sequence ATGATTGAGACCCATCCCGCACTCTTCCTCATTCTCGGCGCGCTGCTCATTCCGCTGCTCAGGGAAGGCCGGGGCAAGGACGTCTACCTCGTGGCGCTGCCGCTGCTGAGCCTGTACAACATGCTCCTGCTGCCCCACGGCTCCTACTACCACTGGAGCTTCCTGGGCTTCACCATCGAGCCCCTGCGCGTGGACAACCTGGCCCTCGTCTTCGCCACCATTTTCCACATCGCCGCCGCCCTGGGCATGTGCTTCGCGCTGAGCGTGAAGTCCAACCTGGAGCGAACATTCGCCATGCTCTATGCAGGCGCGGCCGTGGGCGTTGTCTTTGCCGGTGATCTGCTGACCATGTTCCTGTTCTGGGAGTCCCTCACCGTCACCGCCGCGGTCATCATCTGGTGCCGCCGCACCAGCGGTTCGCAGGGCGCGGGCTTCCGCTACATGCTCTTCCACGCCCTGGGCGGCCTGGTCCTGCTGGGCGGCATCGTCATGTACGTCCATGAGACCGGCTCCCTGGCCTTCGAGTACATCGGGCTGGACTCCACGGCGTCCTGGCTCATCTTCATCGGCTTCGGCATCAACTCGGCCTGGCCCGGTCTGCACGCCTGGCTCACCGACGCCTACCCCGAGGCCGGATACGCCGGCGCGGTCTTCCTCTCCGCCTTTACCACCAAGAGCGCGGTGTATGCCCTGGCGCGCGGGTTCCCCGGCACGGAGCTCCTCATCTGGATCGGCGTGGTCATGGCCATCTTCCCGCTGTTCTACGGCATGCTCGCCAACGACCTGCGCCGCGTCATCTCCTACTCGATCATCAACAAGGTCGGGTTCATGATGGTCGGCATCGGCATCGGTACGCAGCTGTCCATCAACGGCGCCTGCGCCTACGCCTTTGCCCACATCCTGTACAAGGGCCTGCTGTTCATGGCCCTGGGCGCGGTGCTCTTCCGCACGGGCAAGACCAAGGTGACGGAGCTGGGCGGCCTGTACCGCACCATGCCGTGGACCGCCGTGTTCTGCATGGTGGGCGCGGCTGCGCTCTCGGCCGTGCCGTTCCTGGTCGGCTTCCCCACCAAGGCCATGATCACCTCGGCCGCCGGTGAGGAACACCTGATGTGGGTCTGGTTCGCACTGCTCTTCTCCTCGGCCGGAGCCATGCTCTACGCCGGCGTGAAGGTGCCGTACTACGCCTTCTTCGGTAACGATTCCGGCCTGCGCCCGCCCGAGGCGCCGCGGCACATGCTCATCGCCATGGGCGCTGCCTCGCTTCTGTGCATCGGCCTGGGCATCTTCCCGCAGCCGCTCTATCGCCTGCTGCCCTTCCCGGTGGATTACAACGCCTACACCGCCTCGCACGTCATCACACAGTTCGAGCTCCTGCTCTTCGCGGCCGGCTCCTTCGCCCTCATGGCCCTGGCCGGCGTGCTGCCCATGCATGTGCGCTCCGTGCTGCTGGACGTGGACTATTTCTACCGCCGTGGCTTCAAAGGGCTGTATTGGCTGCTGGACAAGTTCTTCAACGGCCTGAACAAGCTCAGCGACGAGCTTATCGTGAACAAGGCCACCGGCGCCGTGATCAGCGCCTGCTCCAACGCGCCGTACAAGCTGGCGCGCATGGCCCTTCTGCCCTTCTGGTCCGTGCTGAGCACCGAGGAACGCGACCGCAGACTGCGCGACCTTGAGCAGAGCTTCGAGACGAACACCACGCCTGTGGGCCTGACCGGCCTGCTCGCGGCCGGTCTCGTGACCTTCCTTATCCTTTACATGTTTACCAACTGA
- a CDS encoding LytR/AlgR family response regulator transcription factor: MTIRTLIVDDETPARDELAYLLADHPDVQTRQAATADEALSILETDGADLVFQDIQMPGMGGFQILERALELDHPPLFVFVTAYDQYAVQAFEAEALDYLLKPVSEERLAACLDRARQRLAAMHPDRHEESSTLRRLLRELRGTAQPCGERNRIPLIREGRIRLTPAEDVLLFEVDGKRVLARLADGPSDERLPFHNVSTMAALEERLECERFFRIGRSAMVNLERIAEVAPYHSGKYIIVLDDPARTQVTVGRSRVSELKQRLGLD, translated from the coding sequence ATGACGATTCGGACGCTCATTGTGGACGACGAAACCCCGGCGCGTGACGAACTCGCCTATCTGCTGGCCGACCATCCCGACGTGCAGACCCGCCAGGCCGCCACGGCCGACGAGGCGCTTAGCATTCTGGAGACCGACGGCGCCGACCTCGTGTTCCAGGACATCCAGATGCCCGGCATGGGCGGGTTCCAGATTCTGGAGCGCGCGCTGGAGCTGGACCATCCGCCCCTCTTCGTCTTTGTCACCGCCTACGATCAGTACGCCGTGCAGGCCTTCGAGGCCGAGGCCCTGGACTATCTGCTGAAGCCGGTCTCCGAGGAGCGGCTGGCCGCCTGCCTGGATCGCGCACGGCAGCGCCTGGCCGCCATGCATCCGGACAGGCACGAGGAAAGCTCGACGCTGCGCCGGTTGCTGCGCGAGCTTCGCGGCACGGCCCAACCGTGCGGTGAGCGCAACCGTATTCCGCTGATCCGGGAAGGACGCATCCGCTTGACCCCGGCCGAAGACGTCCTACTCTTCGAAGTTGACGGCAAGCGCGTGCTGGCCCGGTTGGCCGACGGCCCCAGCGACGAGCGCCTGCCCTTCCACAACGTATCCACCATGGCCGCCCTGGAAGAGCGCCTGGAGTGCGAGCGGTTCTTCCGCATCGGCCGCTCCGCCATGGTCAACCTGGAACGCATCGCCGAGGTGGCGCCGTACCACAGCGGCAAGTACATCATCGTCCTGGACGACCCTGCGCGCACGCAGGTGACCGTGGGACGCAGCCGTGTATCCGAGCTTAAGCAACGTCTCGGCCTCGACTGA
- a CDS encoding Crp/Fnr family transcriptional regulator: MITLDDLRIPQFENLPDDKLKKLRDVADAIDLEDGDIVYNAGEEGDIFYIVLSGEAVLEHALSKDAQVIFSSVQPGYCFGWTALAHQQPRRATARCRGASRFVRINGNELRRIMDEDHTLGYLLYHAFMESVLDQLFTRTEQFMSMLSHHPDLKNAL; the protein is encoded by the coding sequence ATGATCACCCTGGACGACCTGCGCATTCCCCAGTTCGAAAACCTGCCCGACGACAAGCTCAAGAAGCTGCGCGATGTCGCCGACGCGATCGACCTCGAGGACGGCGACATCGTCTATAACGCCGGCGAGGAAGGCGACATTTTCTACATCGTCCTGAGCGGCGAGGCCGTGCTGGAGCACGCGCTCTCCAAGGATGCACAGGTCATCTTCTCCTCGGTGCAGCCCGGTTACTGCTTCGGCTGGACCGCCCTGGCCCACCAGCAGCCCAGACGCGCCACGGCGCGGTGCCGCGGAGCCAGCCGCTTCGTGCGCATCAACGGGAACGAGCTCCGGCGCATCATGGACGAGGACCACACCCTGGGCTACCTCCTGTACCACGCGTTCATGGAGTCCGTGCTCGACCAGCTGTTCACACGCACGGAACAGTTCATGAGCATGCTCTCGCACCATCCGGATCTGAAGAACGCGCTATAG